From uncultured Roseateles sp., the proteins below share one genomic window:
- a CDS encoding Fic family protein: MLRVTPQQELDALVELIAAYPAGLAIDAISRALEQRLARRTLQRRLAQLVAQKRLLLRGEGRSAHYLHPSAGVSGQLLAREQATDAFQVVSEPYDPVSPEGAEIRAYVRQPHQRRRPVGYQVTFLEQYQPNQSAYLPQGLRDQLHALGRSPADHSPAGTFARDILNRLLIDLSWASSHLEGNTYSRLDTARLIEGGQAADGKNALETQMILNHKEAIEYLVRDPEHASLNPGTVIALHAFLSDGLMADASAVGRIRSRAVEIGGSVYRPMALPQRLEELFGIVVQMAADIQDPFEQAFFLMVHLPYLQPFEDVNKRVSRLAANIPFIRHNLCPLSFIDVPQQAYVDAMIGVYELNRVELLRDVFVWAYERSCQQYVAVKQNLAQPDLFRLRYRKALSEVVAAIVRGGKEGTAAVVRAYAPDAVVAEDLDRFIETVLDEFKALHPGNAVRFGIRPLELAAWREAQLRLRSGPQIPIHPR; encoded by the coding sequence ATGCTGCGAGTGACGCCGCAACAAGAGTTGGATGCCCTGGTTGAACTGATCGCGGCATACCCGGCTGGCTTGGCTATCGACGCCATCTCGCGCGCGCTTGAACAGAGACTGGCACGGCGCACCCTGCAACGCCGACTGGCGCAACTTGTGGCGCAAAAGCGCCTGCTCCTGCGAGGTGAGGGTAGGTCGGCGCACTACCTGCATCCGTCCGCCGGGGTATCCGGGCAACTTCTTGCGAGAGAACAAGCCACGGATGCCTTTCAGGTGGTCTCCGAGCCCTACGATCCGGTTTCGCCGGAAGGTGCGGAGATCAGAGCCTACGTCAGGCAGCCGCACCAGCGGCGCCGGCCTGTGGGTTATCAGGTGACGTTTCTTGAGCAGTACCAACCCAACCAGAGCGCCTATCTCCCCCAGGGCCTGCGCGACCAGTTGCACGCCCTGGGCCGATCGCCAGCGGACCACTCTCCGGCCGGCACCTTTGCCCGGGACATCCTGAACCGACTGCTGATCGATCTGTCCTGGGCATCGTCCCATCTAGAGGGCAACACCTACAGTCGCTTGGATACGGCGCGATTGATCGAGGGGGGGCAGGCCGCAGACGGCAAGAATGCGTTGGAAACCCAGATGATCCTCAATCACAAGGAGGCGATCGAATACCTGGTGCGCGATCCGGAGCACGCAAGCCTGAATCCGGGCACAGTCATCGCCTTGCATGCCTTTTTGTCCGATGGCTTGATGGCTGACGCCTCGGCTGTGGGGCGTATCCGAAGCCGCGCCGTCGAGATTGGCGGCAGCGTGTATCGGCCCATGGCCCTGCCGCAGCGGCTGGAGGAGCTATTCGGCATCGTCGTGCAGATGGCCGCGGATATCCAAGACCCATTCGAGCAGGCCTTCTTTCTGATGGTGCACCTGCCGTATCTGCAGCCTTTCGAGGATGTGAACAAGCGGGTGTCGCGGCTGGCGGCCAATATTCCGTTCATCCGCCACAACCTGTGTCCCCTGTCATTCATTGATGTGCCTCAGCAGGCCTATGTGGACGCCATGATCGGCGTCTATGAATTGAATCGCGTCGAGTTGCTGCGGGACGTTTTCGTGTGGGCCTATGAGCGCTCCTGCCAGCAATACGTTGCGGTCAAGCAGAACCTGGCTCAGCCTGATCTCTTTCGCCTTCGCTATCGCAAGGCTTTGAGCGAGGTCGTTGCCGCCATCGTGCGTGGGGGCAAAGAAGGGACTGCTGCTGTCGTGCGTGCTTACGCCCCAGATGCAGTTGTCGCCGAGGACCTGGACCGCTTCATCGAAACCGTACTTGACGAGTTCAAGGCCTTGCACCCAGGCAATGCCGTGCGTTTCGGCATCAGGCCCTTGGAGCTCGCGGCCTGGCGGGAGGCTCAGCTGCGGCTCCGCTCCGGGCCGCAAATACCGATTCATCCTAGATAA
- a CDS encoding sodium:solute symporter family protein, with amino-acid sequence MLLTLVFVYLFFTIAIGLWAAKRVKNTADFAIAGRNLPLVMIITTTFATWFGAETVMGIPAKFINSGLNGVIEDPFGAGTCLILVGLFFASKLYKMSLLTISDYYRERYGRVVEVVCSLIIILSYLGWVAAQVAALGLVFNLLSAGAISVPLGMIIGTVSILAYTLFGGMWSVAVTDFIQMIILVSGLLILAVFAGNMAGGADKVIALASSKELFRFFPEPNFKDIIFFAAAAITMMLGSIPQQDVFQRVMSAKNVQAATKGPVIGGICYILFAFVPMFLIASTLIIMPEQTAALLKDDPQKVLPTLVMERMPFAMQVIFFGALLSALKSTASATMLAPSVTFVENIWRQFRPRISDRQELRTMRIAVLVFSCLVCGYAIALQGTSIYDMVSGAYQVTLVGAFVPLVFGLYWSRATTQGAIFSIVLGIVSWLIFIVTPAGAEFPAQLVGVLMAVLGMLVGSLGPQAVKNHQGSHHKLQGVTH; translated from the coding sequence ATGCTCTTGACCCTGGTCTTCGTCTACCTGTTCTTCACTATCGCCATCGGCCTGTGGGCGGCCAAGCGCGTGAAAAATACGGCCGACTTCGCCATCGCCGGGCGCAATCTGCCGCTGGTGATGATCATCACCACTACCTTCGCCACCTGGTTCGGCGCCGAGACGGTGATGGGTATTCCGGCCAAGTTCATCAACTCGGGGCTCAACGGCGTGATCGAAGACCCGTTCGGCGCGGGCACCTGCCTGATCCTGGTCGGCCTGTTTTTCGCCTCCAAGCTCTACAAGATGAGCCTGCTGACCATCAGCGACTACTACCGCGAGCGCTATGGCCGCGTGGTCGAGGTGGTGTGCTCGCTGATCATCATCCTCAGCTATCTGGGCTGGGTGGCGGCGCAGGTGGCGGCGCTGGGTCTGGTGTTCAACCTGTTGTCGGCCGGGGCCATCAGCGTGCCCCTGGGCATGATCATCGGCACCGTGTCCATCCTGGCCTACACCTTGTTCGGCGGCATGTGGTCGGTGGCGGTGACCGATTTCATCCAGATGATCATCCTGGTCTCGGGTTTGCTGATACTGGCCGTGTTCGCCGGCAATATGGCCGGCGGCGCCGACAAGGTGATTGCCCTGGCCAGCAGCAAGGAGCTGTTCCGCTTCTTCCCGGAGCCCAACTTCAAGGACATTATTTTCTTCGCCGCCGCGGCCATCACGATGATGCTGGGCTCGATCCCGCAGCAGGACGTGTTCCAGCGTGTGATGTCGGCCAAGAATGTGCAGGCCGCCACCAAGGGCCCGGTGATTGGTGGCATCTGCTACATCCTGTTCGCCTTCGTGCCGATGTTCCTGATCGCCAGCACGCTGATCATCATGCCGGAGCAGACGGCGGCACTGCTCAAGGACGATCCGCAAAAGGTGCTGCCCACGCTGGTGATGGAGCGCATGCCCTTTGCCATGCAGGTGATCTTCTTCGGGGCGCTGCTGTCGGCGCTGAAGTCCACCGCCTCGGCCACCATGCTGGCGCCCTCGGTCACCTTCGTCGAGAACATCTGGCGCCAGTTCCGCCCGCGCATCAGCGACAGGCAGGAGCTGCGCACGATGCGCATCGCCGTGCTGGTGTTCAGCTGCCTGGTCTGCGGCTACGCGATCGCGCTGCAGGGCACCTCGATCTATGACATGGTGTCGGGTGCCTATCAGGTGACCCTGGTCGGCGCGTTCGTGCCGCTGGTGTTCGGCCTGTACTGGTCGCGCGCCACCACCCAGGGCGCCATCTTCTCCATTGTCCTGGGCATCGTTTCCTGGCTGATCTTCATCGTCACCCCGGCCGGGGCGGAGTTTCCGGCCCAGTTGGTGGGCGTGCTGATGGCGGTGTTGGGCATGCTGGTCGGTTCGCTGGGCCCGCAGGCCGTGAAAAACCACCAGGGCTCGCATCACAAGCTGCAAGGCGTGACGCATTGA
- a CDS encoding FmdB family zinc ribbon protein, translating to MPIYAYRCAACGHAKDVLQKISDPQLTTCPACGAESFQKQVTAAGFQLKGSGWYATDFKGGATAAAAPATEAKPAADSSAAPAAPPPPAPASSV from the coding sequence ATGCCGATCTATGCCTACCGTTGCGCGGCCTGCGGCCACGCCAAAGACGTGTTGCAAAAGATCTCTGATCCGCAGCTCACCACCTGCCCGGCCTGTGGGGCCGAGTCGTTCCAGAAACAGGTCACCGCCGCCGGCTTCCAGCTCAAGGGCTCGGGCTGGTATGCGACCGACTTCAAGGGCGGCGCCACGGCAGCCGCCGCTCCTGCGACCGAGGCCAAACCTGCTGCCGACAGCAGCGCCGCGCCTGCCGCTCCGCCGCCGCCTGCACCCGCTTCCAGCGTCTGA
- a CDS encoding DUF502 domain-containing protein: MKKYIITGLLVWLPLAITIWVLLWVLGLIDGVFAWLLTATQTLLPASLHANIENLRSVPGLGVLVLVSALLLTGMFVANIFGQWWFRQQDRILSNTPIVKSIYSSVKQVSDTLFSSSGNAFREAVLVQYPRHGSWTIAFVTGKPSGEVAQHLQTEHVSLYVPTTPNPTSGFFLMVARDEVIPLRMSVDAALKHIISMGVVAPVEEQLAIDAGRNQPG, from the coding sequence GTGAAGAAATACATCATCACCGGCCTGCTCGTCTGGCTGCCCCTGGCCATCACCATCTGGGTGCTGCTGTGGGTGCTGGGCCTGATCGACGGTGTGTTCGCCTGGCTGCTGACGGCCACGCAGACCCTGCTGCCGGCCTCCCTGCACGCCAATATCGAGAACCTGCGCTCGGTTCCTGGGCTGGGCGTGCTGGTGCTGGTCAGCGCCTTGCTGCTGACGGGCATGTTCGTGGCCAATATCTTCGGCCAGTGGTGGTTCCGCCAGCAGGACCGTATCCTGTCGAACACGCCCATCGTCAAGTCGATCTACAGCTCGGTCAAGCAGGTCTCGGACACGCTGTTCTCCAGCAGCGGCAACGCCTTTCGCGAGGCGGTGCTGGTGCAGTACCCGCGTCATGGCTCCTGGACGATTGCCTTCGTCACCGGCAAGCCCAGCGGCGAGGTGGCCCAGCATCTGCAGACCGAGCATGTCAGCCTGTACGTGCCGACCACGCCGAATCCGACCTCGGGCTTCTTCCTGATGGTGGCGCGCGACGAGGTCATTCCGCTGCGCATGAGCGTCGATGCGGCGCTCAAGCACATCATCTCGATGGGCGTGGTCGCACCGGTCGAGGAGCAACTGGCCATCGACGCCGGCCGAAATCAGCCGGGTTGA
- the aspS gene encoding aspartate--tRNA ligase: MRTTYAGLVSEKLMDQTVTLMGWAHRRRDHGGVIFIDLRDREGMVQVVCDPDRADMFKVAEDVRNEFCLKIIGKVRARPAGTENANLTSGKVEVLCHELEVLNASVTPPFPLDDENLSETTRLTHRVLDLRRPYMQRNMMLRYRVAMEVRKFLDANGFIDIETPMLTKSTPEGARDYLVPSRVHDGMFFALPQSPQLFKQLLMIAGFDRYYQITKCFRDEDLRADRQPEFTQIDIETSFLTEEEIRTMFEGMIRSTFEHAIGVKLPAFPTMLYADAMRLYGSDKPDLRVKLEFTELTDVMGDVDFKVFSTPATSKDGRVVALRIPGGGEMSRGEIDGYTEFVKIYGAKGLAWIKVNDLAKGREGLQSPIVKNLHDGAIAEILKRTGAQTGDLIFFGADKAKVVNDAIGALRVKVGHSEFGKARGLAQGEWEPLWVTDFPMFEYDEDGDRWNAVHHPFTAPKDGHEDWLETDPGRCISKAYDVVLNGIELGGGSVRIHREEVQSKVFRALKIDAEEAQLKFGFLLDALQYGAPPHGGIAIGLDRFVMLMTGAESLRDVIAFPKTQRAQCLLTGAPSNVDEKQLRELHIRLRNTGVTAA, translated from the coding sequence ATGAGAACCACTTATGCAGGCCTGGTCAGCGAGAAGCTGATGGACCAAACCGTGACCCTGATGGGTTGGGCCCACCGCCGCCGCGACCATGGCGGCGTGATCTTCATTGACCTGCGCGACCGCGAAGGCATGGTCCAGGTCGTCTGCGACCCCGACCGCGCCGACATGTTCAAGGTGGCGGAAGACGTGCGCAACGAGTTCTGCCTGAAGATCATCGGCAAGGTGCGTGCGCGCCCGGCCGGCACGGAGAACGCCAACCTGACCAGCGGCAAGGTCGAGGTGCTGTGCCATGAGCTGGAAGTACTGAACGCCAGCGTCACGCCGCCGTTCCCGCTGGACGACGAGAACCTGTCGGAAACCACCCGCCTGACGCACCGCGTGCTGGATCTGCGTCGCCCCTACATGCAGCGCAACATGATGCTGCGCTACCGTGTGGCCATGGAGGTGCGCAAGTTCCTCGACGCCAATGGCTTCATCGACATCGAAACGCCGATGCTGACCAAGAGCACGCCCGAGGGCGCGCGCGACTACCTCGTGCCTTCGCGCGTGCATGACGGCATGTTCTTCGCGCTGCCGCAGTCGCCCCAGCTGTTCAAGCAGCTGTTGATGATTGCTGGCTTCGACCGCTACTACCAGATCACCAAGTGCTTCCGGGACGAAGACCTGCGCGCCGACCGCCAGCCCGAGTTCACGCAGATCGACATCGAGACCTCCTTCCTGACCGAGGAAGAGATCCGCACCATGTTCGAGGGCATGATCCGCTCGACCTTCGAGCATGCGATCGGCGTCAAGCTGCCGGCCTTCCCGACCATGCTGTATGCCGACGCGATGCGTCTGTACGGCTCGGACAAGCCCGACCTGCGCGTCAAGCTCGAGTTCACCGAGCTGACCGACGTGATGGGCGATGTGGACTTCAAGGTCTTCTCGACGCCGGCGACGAGCAAGGACGGCCGCGTGGTCGCGCTGCGCATCCCCGGCGGCGGCGAGATGAGCCGTGGCGAGATCGACGGCTACACCGAGTTCGTCAAGATCTACGGCGCCAAGGGCCTGGCCTGGATCAAGGTCAACGACCTGGCCAAGGGCCGCGAAGGTCTGCAGTCGCCTATCGTCAAGAACCTGCATGACGGGGCCATTGCCGAGATCCTGAAGCGCACTGGTGCGCAGACCGGCGACCTGATCTTCTTCGGTGCCGACAAGGCCAAGGTCGTCAACGACGCCATCGGCGCGTTGCGCGTCAAGGTCGGCCACAGCGAGTTCGGCAAGGCCCGCGGCCTGGCCCAGGGCGAGTGGGAACCTCTGTGGGTGACCGACTTCCCGATGTTCGAGTACGACGAGGACGGCGACCGCTGGAACGCGGTTCACCACCCGTTCACGGCGCCCAAGGACGGCCACGAAGACTGGCTCGAAACCGACCCGGGTCGCTGCATCTCCAAGGCCTACGACGTGGTGCTGAACGGCATCGAGCTGGGCGGCGGTTCGGTGCGTATCCACCGCGAAGAGGTGCAGAGCAAGGTGTTCCGTGCGCTGAAGATCGACGCCGAAGAAGCGCAACTGAAGTTCGGCTTCCTGCTCGACGCGCTGCAGTACGGTGCGCCTCCCCATGGCGGCATCGCCATCGGCCTGGATCGCTTCGTGATGCTGATGACCGGTGCCGAATCGCTGCGCGACGTGATCGCTTTCCCGAAGACCCAGCGCGCCCAGTGCCTGCTGACCGGCGCACCGAGCAATGTGGATGAGAAGCAGCTGCGCGAGCTGCACATCCGCCTGCGCAACACTGGCGTCACGGCAGCCTGA
- the nudB gene encoding dihydroneopterin triphosphate diphosphatase yields the protein MNLPPAYKIPESVLVVIHTPDLQVLLLERADHPGYWQSVTGSKDALDEPLALTARREVQEETGIADGELLDWQLSNIYEIYPQWRHRYAPGVVQNTEHVFGLCVPKACAVTLAPREHLAFQWLPWREAADRCFSPSNAEAVLQLPRFARP from the coding sequence ATGAACCTGCCGCCTGCCTACAAAATTCCCGAGTCGGTGCTGGTGGTGATCCACACGCCCGACCTGCAGGTGCTGCTGCTCGAGCGCGCCGACCACCCCGGCTATTGGCAGAGCGTGACCGGCTCCAAGGACGCGCTTGATGAGCCGCTGGCTCTGACTGCCCGCCGCGAGGTGCAGGAAGAAACCGGCATTGCCGATGGCGAGCTGCTCGACTGGCAGCTCAGCAACATCTACGAGATCTACCCGCAGTGGCGCCACCGCTATGCGCCGGGCGTGGTGCAGAACACCGAACATGTGTTCGGCCTGTGCGTGCCCAAGGCCTGCGCGGTGACCCTGGCGCCGCGCGAACACCTGGCGTTTCAGTGGCTGCCCTGGCGCGAGGCCGCCGACCGCTGCTTCTCTCCGTCCAACGCCGAGGCGGTGCTGCAGTTGCCGAGGTTTGCCAGGCCCTGA
- a CDS encoding endonuclease/exonuclease/phosphatase family protein, producing the protein MQHAFRHSTHAHHHASTLLGHRLRVATYNIHKGVRGVGPGKRLEIHNLGLGIEALDADMVFLQEVRHFHHQEAREFKRTLQGWPDQGQADFLAPEGYEAAYRTNAVTRHGEHGNALLSRWPLGDIGHHDVSDHRFEQRGLLHVVVNWQEHQIHAVVAHLGLMHGSRVRQTKSLADYIEREIPPDALLLIAGDFNDWGERLDEPMREAGLERAQPPGGRRIATFPSRVPLFSLDRIYMRGLQCVSMHVPRGPAWARMSDHLPLVAELELA; encoded by the coding sequence ATGCAGCACGCTTTCCGCCATTCGACGCACGCCCACCACCATGCCAGCACCTTGCTGGGCCATCGCCTGAGGGTGGCGACCTACAACATCCACAAAGGCGTGCGCGGCGTCGGACCGGGCAAGCGGCTGGAGATCCACAACCTGGGCCTGGGCATCGAGGCGCTGGACGCCGACATGGTGTTTCTGCAGGAGGTGCGGCACTTTCATCATCAGGAGGCGCGCGAGTTCAAGCGCACCTTGCAGGGTTGGCCGGACCAGGGCCAGGCTGACTTTCTGGCGCCCGAGGGCTATGAGGCGGCCTATCGCACCAATGCGGTGACACGCCACGGCGAGCATGGCAATGCCCTGCTGTCGCGCTGGCCGCTGGGCGATATCGGCCACCACGATGTGTCCGATCACCGCTTCGAGCAGCGCGGTCTGCTGCACGTGGTGGTCAACTGGCAGGAGCATCAGATCCATGCGGTGGTGGCCCATCTGGGCCTGATGCATGGCAGCCGCGTGCGCCAGACCAAGTCGCTGGCCGACTACATCGAGCGCGAGATACCCCCCGACGCCCTGCTGCTGATTGCCGGCGATTTCAATGATTGGGGTGAACGGCTGGACGAGCCGATGCGGGAGGCCGGTTTGGAACGTGCTCAGCCCCCGGGTGGGCGGCGCATCGCCACCTTCCCGTCGCGGGTGCCGCTGTTCTCGCTGGACCGCATTTACATGCGTGGCCTGCAGTGCGTGTCCATGCATGTGCCGCGCGGCCCGGCCTGGGCGCGCATGTCTGACCACCTGCCTCTGGTGGCCGAGCTGGAGCTGGCTTAA
- the clsB gene encoding cardiolipin synthase ClsB: MVAALGQGPDSDDESQPDRQPLWPSPSGPDFTGGNEVRLLRGGDQLFPAQIAAIAAARHEVWLATYIFHNDIAGEQLAQALHAAAARGVRVRVVVDGFGSKQSLTWLAERLEGSGAALAVFRPIDRWWRWLQPGQLRRLHQKLCVIDGELGFVGGINIIDDRNDLNHGMGEQARLDFAVGLRGAVVQPIEQACRAVWTRAWLGRDFTEELIAMVRSPAPIRRARRLLKRLRMPGGKPDLTPDAWLPPMRAAFVLRDNLRRRRTIERAYVHAIRSARQRVDLITPYFYPGQAFRSALRDSARRGVQVRLLLQGKVDYRIAGMAASALYEELLRHGVRVFEYTPAFLHAKIAVVDDDWATVGSSNIDPLSLLLNLEANVIVQDPGFARQLREEFDAALAVSLEVDAKHRHLPGWRGVLRRGLVAWVAYVYLRVAGATGKY; the protein is encoded by the coding sequence TTGGTTGCGGCGCTGGGGCAGGGGCCAGACTCCGACGACGAGTCCCAGCCCGACCGTCAGCCGCTGTGGCCCAGCCCCAGCGGCCCGGACTTCACCGGCGGCAATGAGGTGCGGCTGCTACGCGGCGGAGACCAGCTGTTCCCGGCCCAGATCGCTGCCATCGCCGCGGCGCGCCACGAGGTCTGGCTGGCCACGTATATTTTTCACAACGACATTGCCGGCGAGCAACTGGCCCAGGCGCTGCACGCTGCCGCGGCGCGTGGCGTGCGGGTGCGTGTCGTCGTCGATGGCTTCGGCTCCAAGCAAAGCCTGACCTGGCTGGCCGAGCGGCTCGAGGGCAGCGGGGCCGCGCTGGCCGTGTTCCGACCTATCGATCGCTGGTGGCGCTGGCTGCAGCCTGGGCAGTTGCGACGCTTGCACCAGAAGTTATGCGTGATCGACGGTGAGCTTGGCTTTGTCGGTGGCATCAACATCATCGACGACCGCAACGACCTGAACCACGGCATGGGCGAGCAGGCGCGACTGGACTTTGCCGTGGGCCTGCGCGGCGCCGTGGTGCAGCCGATCGAGCAGGCCTGCCGCGCGGTCTGGACCCGCGCTTGGCTGGGCCGCGACTTCACCGAGGAATTGATCGCCATGGTGCGCAGTCCGGCGCCGATACGCCGTGCGCGCCGCCTGCTCAAGCGCCTGCGTATGCCCGGTGGCAAGCCGGACCTGACGCCCGACGCCTGGCTGCCACCGATGCGCGCCGCCTTTGTGCTGCGTGACAATCTGCGCCGCCGCCGCACCATCGAGCGTGCGTACGTGCATGCGATCCGCTCGGCGCGCCAGCGCGTCGACCTGATCACGCCCTATTTTTATCCCGGTCAGGCCTTCCGCAGCGCGCTGCGCGACAGCGCCCGGCGCGGCGTGCAGGTACGCCTGCTGCTGCAGGGCAAGGTGGACTACCGCATCGCCGGCATGGCGGCCAGCGCGCTGTATGAGGAGTTGCTGCGCCATGGCGTGCGCGTGTTCGAGTACACGCCGGCATTTCTGCACGCCAAGATCGCCGTGGTCGATGACGACTGGGCGACGGTGGGCAGCTCCAATATCGACCCGCTGTCCCTGCTGCTGAACCTCGAAGCGAATGTGATCGTGCAGGACCCGGGCTTTGCGCGCCAGCTGCGCGAGGAGTTCGATGCGGCGCTGGCGGTGTCGCTGGAGGTCGATGCCAAGCACCGCCACCTGCCCGGCTGGCGCGGCGTGCTGCGCCGTGGCCTAGTGGCCTGGGTGGCCTATGTGTACCTGCGCGTGGCAGGGGCAACCGGGAAATACTAG
- a CDS encoding CHASE domain-containing protein — MSLDGPLSSANAPLSGKLQLLGWMPALLCFTLGLVLTGALYVYVDRYQLAQVQDAFRRDTEALSAQAQSRLQAHLETLLSLRGFFSTLEQHDEERFHRFLSHLDLQKHHPGFQAIQFVRRVPEPDLQAFIQHVRRDTSLTAAGHPGFDIRPKQAHDTHYVIEYNHPMAGNEAAFGLDLAALPTHLRALEVGRDIGQAVATERVKLVQDTGSKAGFVVRLPVYAHGMPLDSVAQRRAALLGFGAIVYRIDDLMLSLIDSQLIPHLRIRIKDLGYANEALPRGPASELFDSNGAYDARTHAGAELPALQARLTLPVAQRQWEFHFVARDGARYRQPPAFRLSIAVSGLIISALIASLVVALARRRLLSNQLSASLAEQRAILDTATVGIELIQDRIIMACNQGMADILGYRRSELTGQSTRIKFINDQAFRELGEAAYPVMADGSSWIGDIEWLRKDGSKVWCQLHGKYIDSRHPERGSIWVNYDITAQKQADAALQAANRGLAHTLSDLQATQQQLVLQEKMAGLGTLTAGVAHEINNPVNFAHVAAQNLQVDLREFQGFVRELVQADEAPEVLQAFEQRFATLSSHVDTMLNGTQRIKTIVRDLRTFTRQDATEKSELRISACLHSTLNLVRAAWLDRVEFSLDIRDDPLLPCWPALLNQVFMNLIVNGCQAIAERQRRLGDTGRGHLKITQHSAGAQLLIAIADDGIGISPQTQDHVLEPFFTTKVVGEGTGLGLSIAYGIVEKHGGSLSFTSDLGHGSCFTVSLPMA; from the coding sequence ATGAGCCTGGACGGCCCCTTGAGCAGCGCCAACGCCCCTCTGTCAGGCAAACTGCAACTGCTGGGCTGGATGCCGGCGCTGCTGTGCTTCACGCTGGGCCTGGTCCTGACCGGCGCCCTCTATGTCTATGTCGACCGCTACCAGCTCGCTCAGGTGCAGGACGCCTTCCGTCGCGACACCGAGGCGCTGAGCGCCCAGGCCCAGTCCCGACTGCAGGCCCATCTCGAAACCTTGCTCAGCCTGCGGGGATTCTTCTCCACCCTGGAGCAACATGACGAGGAGCGCTTCCACCGTTTTCTATCCCACCTGGATCTGCAGAAGCACCACCCGGGCTTTCAGGCCATACAGTTCGTGCGCCGGGTGCCCGAGCCGGATCTCCAGGCCTTCATTCAGCATGTGCGACGCGACACCAGCCTCACCGCCGCGGGCCACCCGGGCTTCGACATCCGACCCAAACAGGCACACGACACGCACTACGTGATCGAGTACAACCACCCGATGGCCGGCAACGAGGCAGCCTTCGGTCTCGACCTGGCCGCGCTGCCGACCCATCTGAGGGCACTGGAAGTGGGCCGAGACATCGGCCAAGCCGTGGCCACCGAGCGGGTCAAGCTGGTGCAGGACACCGGCAGCAAGGCCGGCTTTGTGGTGCGTCTGCCGGTCTACGCCCACGGCATGCCGTTGGACAGCGTGGCCCAACGCCGCGCCGCCCTGCTGGGCTTTGGCGCCATCGTCTACCGGATCGACGACCTGATGCTGTCGCTGATCGATTCGCAGCTGATCCCGCATCTGCGCATACGCATCAAGGATCTGGGCTATGCCAATGAGGCCTTGCCACGCGGGCCCGCCAGCGAGCTTTTCGACAGCAACGGCGCCTACGATGCGCGCACCCACGCCGGGGCGGAGCTGCCGGCGCTGCAGGCCCGCCTGACGCTGCCGGTGGCGCAGCGCCAGTGGGAGTTTCACTTTGTTGCGCGCGATGGCGCCCGCTACCGTCAGCCGCCGGCCTTTCGCCTGAGCATCGCTGTCTCGGGCCTGATCATCAGCGCACTCATCGCCAGTCTGGTGGTGGCGCTGGCGCGGAGGCGACTGTTGTCGAATCAGCTGAGCGCCTCGCTCGCCGAGCAGCGAGCCATCTTGGACACAGCCACCGTCGGCATCGAGCTGATCCAGGACCGCATCATCATGGCCTGCAACCAGGGCATGGCCGACATCCTCGGCTACCGCCGCAGCGAGCTCACCGGCCAGTCCACCCGGATCAAATTCATCAACGATCAGGCCTTCCGCGAACTGGGTGAGGCGGCCTATCCGGTGATGGCCGATGGCAGCAGCTGGATCGGCGACATTGAATGGTTGCGCAAGGATGGCAGCAAGGTCTGGTGCCAGCTGCATGGCAAATACATTGACTCCAGGCATCCGGAGCGCGGCTCGATCTGGGTCAACTACGACATCACGGCGCAAAAACAGGCCGATGCCGCGCTGCAGGCCGCCAACCGGGGCCTCGCGCACACCCTCAGCGACCTGCAAGCGACCCAGCAACAGCTGGTGCTGCAGGAAAAAATGGCCGGTCTGGGCACCTTGACCGCCGGCGTGGCCCATGAGATCAACAACCCGGTCAACTTCGCCCATGTGGCAGCGCAGAACCTGCAGGTCGACTTGCGCGAGTTTCAGGGCTTTGTGCGCGAGCTGGTGCAGGCGGACGAAGCGCCCGAGGTGCTGCAGGCCTTCGAGCAGCGCTTCGCGACGCTCTCCTCCCATGTTGACACCATGCTCAACGGCACCCAGCGCATCAAGACCATCGTGCGCGACCTGCGTACCTTCACCCGCCAGGACGCCACCGAAAAGAGCGAGCTGCGCATCTCCGCCTGCCTGCACTCGACGCTAAACCTGGTGCGCGCTGCCTGGCTGGACCGTGTCGAGTTCAGTCTTGACATCAGAGACGACCCGCTGCTCCCCTGCTGGCCCGCACTGCTCAATCAGGTGTTCATGAATCTAATCGTCAACGGTTGCCAGGCGATTGCCGAACGCCAGCGCCGGCTCGGCGACACCGGGCGGGGCCACCTGAAAATCACCCAGCACAGTGCCGGCGCGCAGCTGTTGATCGCCATTGCCGATGACGGTATCGGCATCAGCCCGCAAACCCAGGACCATGTGCTGGAGCCCTTCTTCACCACCAAGGTCGTCGGCGAGGGCACCGGCCTGGGCCTGTCGATCGCCTATGGCATTGTCGAGAAGCACGGTGGCAGCCTGAGCTTTACGTCAGATCTCGGCCACGGCAGCTGCTTCACGGTGAGCCTGCCCATGGCCTAG